A window of the Thalassospira indica genome harbors these coding sequences:
- the zigA gene encoding zinc metallochaperone GTPase ZigA: protein MKRLPVTVLSGFLGAGKTTLLNHILNNRRGLRVAVIVNDMSEVNIDADLVRNGGSELSQTDEKLVEMTNGCICCTLRDDLLAEVRRLAEQERFDYLLIESTGISEPLPVAATFDFRDENGQSLGDIAKLDTMVTVVDAARMIADYSSTDMLTDRGESLGEEDNRSIVDLLVDQIEFADVIVMNKLDLISDDERKTVLAIIKALNTDAEVIETSNSVVVPERILNTGRFDFDRAQSHPLWVKELYGFAGHVPETEEYGIKSFTFRTSLPFHPERFHDFINSEWPGVLRAKGHFWLANRPNWVGEISQAGAAVKTEALGTWWCAVPREQWPDNPAWRDMVLSKWDPVFADRRQEIVFIGQDMDEAALRARLSECLIDENEDSLSLGFDPARYAGLADPFPRWGQAA, encoded by the coding sequence ATGAAGCGCCTTCCCGTTACTGTTCTGTCCGGCTTTCTCGGCGCGGGCAAGACCACTCTTTTGAACCATATCCTGAACAACCGCCGTGGATTGCGGGTCGCCGTGATCGTCAATGATATGAGCGAGGTCAATATTGACGCCGATCTTGTGCGCAATGGCGGGTCTGAGCTTTCGCAAACCGACGAAAAACTGGTCGAAATGACCAATGGCTGCATCTGCTGCACACTGCGCGATGACCTTCTGGCCGAGGTTCGCCGCCTGGCCGAGCAAGAACGGTTTGACTACCTGCTTATTGAATCAACCGGCATTTCCGAACCGCTGCCCGTTGCGGCGACCTTTGATTTCCGCGATGAAAATGGTCAGTCGCTGGGTGACATTGCCAAGCTCGACACCATGGTGACTGTTGTCGATGCCGCGCGGATGATCGCTGATTACAGTTCGACCGACATGCTGACAGACCGTGGCGAAAGCCTGGGAGAAGAAGACAACCGCAGCATTGTTGATCTGCTGGTCGATCAGATCGAATTTGCCGATGTCATTGTCATGAACAAGCTTGACCTGATTTCGGACGACGAACGCAAAACCGTCCTTGCGATCATCAAGGCACTGAATACCGATGCCGAAGTGATTGAAACCAGCAACAGCGTCGTTGTGCCCGAACGGATCCTGAATACCGGTCGCTTCGATTTTGATCGCGCCCAAAGCCATCCGCTGTGGGTCAAGGAGCTTTATGGCTTCGCCGGCCATGTTCCCGAGACCGAGGAATACGGCATTAAAAGCTTCACCTTCCGAACCTCCCTGCCGTTTCACCCCGAACGCTTCCATGACTTCATCAACAGTGAATGGCCCGGCGTTCTGAGGGCAAAGGGGCATTTCTGGTTGGCTAACCGTCCGAACTGGGTTGGTGAAATCAGTCAGGCCGGTGCAGCGGTCAAGACCGAAGCACTTGGCACCTGGTGGTGTGCGGTTCCACGCGAACAATGGCCGGACAATCCGGCATGGCGGGATATGGTTCTGTCAAAATGGGATCCGGTCTTTGCCGACCGACGACAGGAAATCGTCTTTATCGGACAGGATATGGACGAAGCCGCCCTGCGCGCCCGCCTGTCGGAATGCCTGATTGATGAGAACGAAGACAGTCTGTCACTCGGTTTTGATCCGGCGCGCTATGCAGGCCTTGCCGATCCGTTCCCACGCTGGGGGCAAGCCGCCTGA
- a CDS encoding TspO/MBR family protein: protein MTSVEQETITPRPNHRTRVFALIAFMVLCLIISASGGAVTATSVNDWYAALNKPFFNPPNWLFGPMWTLIYFLIAFSGWRVWLKTGISNAKGPFALYAAQLTLNLAWSFLFFGAQSPLLGLIDIVILLAVIIANMIAFWRIDRLAGMLLVPYAAWVGFATLLNATIWHLNG, encoded by the coding sequence ATGACCAGCGTTGAACAGGAAACGATCACCCCGCGCCCCAATCACCGCACACGGGTGTTTGCCCTGATTGCCTTTATGGTGCTGTGCCTGATCATCTCGGCATCTGGCGGGGCGGTGACTGCAACCAGCGTCAATGACTGGTACGCAGCACTGAACAAACCGTTTTTCAATCCGCCCAACTGGCTGTTCGGGCCGATGTGGACGTTGATTTACTTCTTGATCGCGTTCAGTGGCTGGCGGGTCTGGTTGAAAACCGGGATCAGCAACGCAAAGGGCCCATTTGCGCTTTATGCAGCGCAGCTGACACTTAATCTTGCATGGTCGTTTTTATTCTTTGGTGCGCAGTCACCGCTTCTTGGCCTGATTGATATTGTCATCCTGCTGGCCGTGATCATCGCCAACATGATTGCATTCTGGCGGATTGACCGCCTCGCCGGAATGCTATTGGTGCCATATGCGGCATGGGTCGGCTTTGCCACCCTTCTGAATGCCACCATCTGGCACCTGAACGGCTAA
- a CDS encoding alpha/beta hydrolase → MHPRTPDHRAFPKKFVAFIRKSHFALLMLAPALILTACAFPPESELYRQSPDIPPYKQDSFAQYVSETRDWVAAHRVFITDDRDTELARNIPFELGRTTTDGTAPKRGILFIHGLGASPWYFHDIATELAKKGWLARSMLLPGHGTRPADLGIPDYADWKQAVAHQVALLQDKVDEVWLGGFSTGGNLVTSYAAEHSKIAGLLLLSPGIYPDNGFLFLTPVIKYLWDWVDADPEDNAINYQSLSTRAAELYYRTVQDAQDHLEAKPFDRPVLLAMSADDSVLNPYETLQVFEKRFTHPKSRFVWYDDTPAPSNDNRVKTFNSKLPEQQISSFSHLSLLFSPDNPYYGVKGSFVFVENGQEDIALPDDLSTIWRSSWGYTEPGKYHGRLTWNPYFDAMIDTIGDVTQ, encoded by the coding sequence ATGCACCCGAGAACGCCGGATCACCGGGCCTTCCCCAAGAAATTTGTCGCATTCATTCGCAAGTCTCATTTTGCCCTTTTGATGCTGGCACCGGCATTGATCCTGACGGCTTGCGCCTTTCCACCCGAAAGCGAGCTTTATCGGCAATCCCCTGACATCCCGCCATACAAGCAAGACAGTTTTGCGCAATATGTTTCAGAAACTCGTGATTGGGTTGCGGCACATCGCGTGTTTATCACCGATGATCGCGACACCGAACTGGCGCGCAACATTCCTTTTGAACTGGGGCGGACGACAACGGATGGCACCGCGCCAAAGCGTGGCATCCTGTTCATCCATGGCTTGGGGGCAAGCCCGTGGTATTTCCATGACATCGCCACCGAACTAGCAAAGAAGGGCTGGCTGGCACGGTCCATGCTTTTGCCCGGTCACGGCACACGTCCGGCCGATCTTGGCATTCCGGATTATGCGGACTGGAAACAGGCGGTTGCCCATCAGGTCGCGCTTTTGCAAGATAAAGTCGATGAAGTCTGGCTTGGCGGTTTTTCGACCGGCGGGAACCTTGTCACCAGCTATGCGGCGGAACATTCCAAAATCGCCGGATTGTTGTTGCTTTCGCCGGGCATTTATCCCGATAACGGCTTCCTTTTTCTGACGCCGGTTATCAAATATCTGTGGGACTGGGTTGATGCCGATCCCGAAGACAATGCCATCAACTATCAATCACTGTCGACCAGGGCAGCGGAGCTTTATTACCGAACCGTACAGGATGCGCAGGACCATCTGGAGGCAAAGCCGTTTGATCGCCCCGTGCTTCTGGCCATGAGTGCTGATGACAGTGTGCTCAATCCTTATGAGACACTTCAGGTTTTTGAAAAGCGTTTCACCCACCCCAAATCACGCTTTGTCTGGTACGATGACACACCAGCACCAAGCAACGACAACCGGGTTAAAACGTTCAACAGCAAGCTGCCAGAACAACAGATCAGCTCATTTTCGCATCTGAGCCTGCTGTTCTCGCCCGACAACCCGTATTATGGCGTGAAGGGCAGCTTTGTTTTTGTTGAAAACGGTCAGGAAGACATCGCCCTGCCAGATGATCTATCGACCATCTGGCGCAGCAGCTGGGGCTATACCGAACCGGGGAAATACCACGGCCGGTTAACCTGGAACCCCTATTTCGATGCGATGATCGACACAATCGGTGATGTCACCCAATAA
- a CDS encoding methyl-accepting chemotaxis protein, with the protein MLKLGSIKIGTRLLLIVGAAIIAALLVGAFGLYELRSNMLEDRKVKTRGLVETAISIADFYHSKQLAGEMTEEEAQKTAGAAISSMRYDETNYFFVFDYTPVVLFHDIKPDLIGRDMREATDGAGKKHYAAFADMAAKNGQGFVDYTYKKPDGSGTRPKLSFVKKFEPWEWIIATGIYIDDVNAIFINSMIVMGAVAGGILLVVIAGAVMISRGIAIPLFAISDNMLKLSGGDHNVSVEYTDQKSEIGDLARAMEVFREKTIEMEQMRTQREEQERRAEIEKREALNKMADNFEATVGQVVAQVIKASGNMQSSANAMTDTAKQVGQRSTVVSAASQQMSTNVETVSAAAEELSTSIAEISNQVSQSSSIANGAVRTSEETHQKIELLADAANQIGEVVSLITSIAEQTNLLALNATIEAARAGDAGKGFAVVANEVKNLASQTGKATEDIRSQVEDIQVATRNAVDAIAEIAETIRQLDGSTTTISAAVEEQGAATQEIARNVEQAAQGTREVTENITGVSTAADEADRLSNEVLALAEGLGGQAKDLNKAVEAFLAEVRSA; encoded by the coding sequence ATGCTAAAGCTCGGGTCTATCAAAATCGGCACGCGTTTGTTGCTGATTGTTGGTGCTGCTATTATCGCGGCACTTCTCGTCGGGGCATTCGGCCTTTATGAATTGCGCAGCAACATGCTTGAAGACCGCAAGGTCAAGACACGCGGTCTGGTGGAAACGGCGATCAGCATCGCAGATTTCTATCACTCCAAGCAGCTTGCCGGGGAAATGACCGAAGAAGAAGCGCAGAAAACCGCCGGTGCGGCAATTTCAAGTATGCGCTATGACGAAACCAACTATTTCTTTGTTTTTGACTATACACCGGTTGTGCTGTTCCACGATATCAAGCCCGATCTGATCGGACGTGACATGCGCGAGGCAACCGACGGGGCGGGTAAAAAACACTATGCCGCCTTTGCCGATATGGCGGCAAAAAATGGTCAGGGTTTTGTCGATTACACTTACAAAAAACCCGATGGCAGCGGCACCCGTCCCAAATTGTCCTTTGTGAAAAAGTTCGAGCCATGGGAATGGATCATCGCGACCGGCATTTATATTGATGACGTCAACGCGATCTTTATCAACAGCATGATCGTGATGGGGGCGGTTGCCGGCGGCATTTTGTTGGTCGTGATCGCAGGTGCCGTGATGATCAGCCGGGGTATCGCCATTCCGCTGTTTGCCATTTCCGATAACATGTTGAAGCTGTCAGGCGGCGATCACAACGTGTCGGTCGAATATACCGATCAGAAAAGCGAAATCGGTGATCTGGCCCGTGCGATGGAAGTTTTCCGCGAAAAAACCATCGAGATGGAACAGATGCGGACCCAGCGCGAAGAGCAGGAGCGTCGGGCTGAAATCGAAAAACGCGAAGCATTGAACAAGATGGCGGATAATTTCGAAGCCACAGTTGGCCAGGTGGTAGCCCAGGTTATCAAGGCGTCGGGCAATATGCAGTCTTCGGCCAATGCGATGACCGATACCGCCAAACAGGTTGGCCAGCGATCCACTGTTGTCTCGGCAGCGTCACAACAGATGTCAACGAATGTTGAGACGGTCTCAGCCGCGGCAGAAGAGCTCAGTACATCGATTGCGGAAATCAGCAATCAGGTTTCCCAGTCGTCCTCGATTGCCAATGGTGCGGTCCGCACATCCGAAGAAACCCACCAAAAGATCGAGCTGCTTGCCGATGCCGCCAATCAGATTGGCGAGGTGGTGTCGCTGATCACCAGTATTGCCGAACAGACCAATCTGCTGGCGCTTAATGCAACGATTGAGGCGGCGCGTGCCGGTGATGCAGGCAAGGGGTTTGCCGTGGTGGCAAACGAAGTCAAGAATCTGGCAAGCCAGACCGGCAAGGCCACCGAAGATATCCGATCCCAGGTCGAGGATATTCAGGTTGCAACCCGCAATGCCGTCGATGCCATTGCCGAAATTGCCGAGACCATTCGTCAGTTGGACGGGTCGACCACAACGATTTCCGCAGCGGTTGAAGAGCAGGGGGCCGCGACCCAGGAAATTGCCCGTAATGTCGAACAAGCCGCACAAGGTACACGTGAAGTGACAGAAAACATCACGGGTGTATCAACTGCGGCCGACGAGGCAGACCGCCTTTCGAACGAGGTTCTTGCGCTTGCCGAGGGTCTCGGTGGACAGGCAAAAGATCTTAACAAGGCGGTTGAGGCCTTCCTCGCAGAAGTGCGGAGTGCCTGA
- a CDS encoding glutathione binding-like protein, protein MIDLYYWPTPNGHKITLFLEEAGLDYKIVPVNIGTGDQFKPEFLAFSPNNRMPAIIDHDPADGGEAITVFESGAILQYLAEKTGKFIPTDVRGRKTVMEWLFWQMGGLGPMAGQNHHFGTYAPEKIPYAITRYVNETNRLYGVLNKRLEGRKFIAGDDYTIADMACYPWIVSHEKQQQDLNEFPNLKRWFEAIQSRPATIAAYKAGEGLRAGEMSEEDKKVLFGQTAKSTRAR, encoded by the coding sequence ATGATTGATCTGTATTACTGGCCAACCCCCAACGGCCATAAAATCACACTGTTCCTTGAAGAAGCCGGACTGGACTACAAGATCGTGCCGGTCAATATCGGTACCGGCGATCAGTTCAAACCGGAATTCCTGGCCTTTTCACCCAACAACCGCATGCCCGCGATCATTGATCACGATCCGGCCGATGGTGGCGAGGCCATTACGGTGTTTGAATCCGGTGCCATCTTGCAATATCTGGCCGAGAAAACCGGAAAGTTCATCCCGACCGATGTGCGCGGGCGCAAAACGGTGATGGAATGGCTGTTCTGGCAGATGGGTGGCCTTGGCCCGATGGCCGGTCAGAACCATCATTTCGGCACCTACGCGCCGGAAAAGATCCCGTATGCGATCACCCGTTATGTCAACGAGACCAACCGTCTTTATGGTGTGCTGAACAAGCGTCTTGAGGGCCGCAAATTCATTGCCGGTGACGACTACACGATTGCCGATATGGCCTGCTATCCATGGATCGTCAGCCACGAAAAGCAGCAGCAGGACCTTAATGAGTTCCCGAACCTGAAACGCTGGTTTGAAGCCATACAATCCCGTCCGGCAACGATTGCGGCCTATAAGGCGGGCGAAGGTCTGCGCGCTGGCGAAATGAGTGAAGAAGACAAAAAGGTCCTGTTTGGTCAGACGGCGAAAAGCACCCGCGCCCGTTGA
- a CDS encoding glutathione S-transferase family protein: MIRFYYHPTPNPQKISMMLEACGLPYEVLPVDTRKGQQHDPAFRAINPNGKVPAIVDTDGPGGKEVRVFDSNAILLYLAEKSGKFLGKPEDRGEFLSWLMFIATGLGPFSGQAVHFQHVAPEGSDYGVNRYRNEIARHYQVLEDHMEGRQFIVGDEMTIVDISAWGWIDKAPFVHKNPDVWDKYPNIKRWFDAINRLPAAVSAREVGKDHTFKTEMDEDAKRAMFPSNYA, encoded by the coding sequence ATGATCCGCTTCTATTACCACCCCACACCCAACCCGCAGAAAATCTCGATGATGCTTGAGGCATGTGGTTTGCCTTATGAGGTCCTGCCGGTTGATACCCGTAAAGGTCAGCAGCATGACCCGGCCTTCCGCGCCATCAACCCGAATGGCAAGGTCCCGGCAATTGTCGATACCGACGGGCCGGGGGGCAAGGAAGTGCGCGTGTTTGATTCAAACGCGATCCTGCTGTATCTCGCTGAAAAGTCCGGCAAGTTCCTGGGTAAGCCGGAAGATCGCGGTGAATTCCTGTCGTGGTTGATGTTTATTGCCACGGGTCTGGGTCCGTTTTCTGGGCAGGCGGTGCATTTCCAGCATGTCGCCCCTGAGGGCAGTGACTATGGTGTAAACCGTTATCGCAACGAGATCGCCCGCCACTATCAGGTACTGGAAGACCATATGGAAGGTCGCCAATTCATCGTCGGCGATGAAATGACGATTGTTGATATCTCGGCCTGGGGCTGGATCGACAAGGCCCCGTTCGTGCACAAGAACCCGGATGTCTGGGACAAGTATCCCAACATCAAACGCTGGTTTGATGCGATCAATCGCCTGCCGGCAGCGGTCAGTGCGCGCGAGGTTGGCAAGGACCACACCTTTAAGACGGAAATGGACGAAGACGCAAAACGCGCCATGTTCCCGTCGAACTACGCATAA
- a CDS encoding MFS transporter has product MNQTTENYATATSSGLERDARHHNADATNDPGQIALGVIIGRTSEFFDFFVYCIASVLVFPQLLFPGETALVGTMYSFAIFSLAFIARPVGSLVFMTVDRAHGRGVKLTIAMFLLGGSTAAMAFLPSFESAGVLAIYLLCAFRFLQGLAWGGAWDGLASLLALNAPDNRKGWYAMIPQLGAPLGFMLASSLFAYLLLTLHPDDFLAFGWRYAFFVAFAINVVALFARLRLVATSEFGHLLDKNELEAARVIDTLKHNGRTVVLGALVPMVSYALFHLVTVFALTWVYLYANGNPGQFLLTQGVGAVLCAFGIIASGFIADQLGRRRLLGYSAGIILLGAILTPLLYTYNIINEGMIVLGGFAVLGLCFGQAAGTLASNFKREYRYTGSALTSDLAWLLGAGFAPLIALYLCDKFGLAGVGAYLLSGAVVTLLVLQFNKQFGAKTTD; this is encoded by the coding sequence GTGAACCAAACGACAGAAAACTACGCGACCGCCACCTCTTCGGGTTTGGAACGCGACGCACGGCATCACAATGCCGACGCCACCAACGATCCGGGACAAATCGCGCTTGGCGTGATTATTGGCCGGACATCAGAATTTTTTGACTTTTTCGTCTATTGCATCGCATCGGTGCTGGTCTTCCCGCAATTGCTGTTTCCGGGTGAAACCGCATTGGTGGGGACGATGTATTCCTTTGCCATTTTCTCCTTGGCCTTTATCGCCCGCCCTGTCGGGTCGCTTGTCTTTATGACAGTCGACCGTGCACACGGGCGCGGAGTAAAGCTGACGATTGCCATGTTCCTGCTTGGCGGTTCCACCGCCGCGATGGCCTTCCTGCCAAGCTTTGAGTCCGCTGGCGTTCTTGCCATTTACCTGTTGTGTGCCTTCCGCTTCCTGCAGGGATTGGCATGGGGGGGTGCCTGGGATGGCCTGGCGTCGCTTCTGGCACTGAACGCACCGGATAACCGCAAGGGCTGGTACGCGATGATCCCGCAACTGGGCGCGCCGCTTGGCTTCATGCTGGCATCTTCGCTGTTTGCTTATTTGCTACTCACACTTCATCCCGACGACTTCCTGGCCTTTGGCTGGCGTTATGCGTTCTTCGTTGCCTTTGCAATCAACGTGGTGGCGCTGTTTGCCCGCCTGCGTCTGGTGGCAACGTCCGAATTCGGCCATCTGCTTGACAAGAACGAGCTTGAGGCAGCCCGTGTCATCGACACGCTCAAACATAATGGTCGTACCGTTGTGCTGGGTGCGCTGGTCCCGATGGTCAGCTACGCGCTGTTCCATCTGGTAACGGTCTTTGCGCTGACTTGGGTCTATCTTTATGCCAATGGCAATCCGGGGCAGTTCCTTCTGACCCAGGGTGTTGGCGCAGTGTTGTGTGCCTTTGGCATCATTGCATCGGGCTTCATTGCCGATCAGCTCGGCCGTCGTCGCCTGCTTGGTTACAGTGCGGGTATCATCCTTCTGGGTGCGATCCTGACACCGCTGCTTTACACCTATAACATCATCAATGAAGGCATGATTGTTCTGGGTGGCTTTGCGGTTCTGGGCCTGTGCTTTGGTCAGGCGGCCGGGACGCTGGCATCGAACTTCAAGCGTGAATACCGCTACACCGGATCGGCCCTGACATCCGACCTTGCATGGTTGCTGGGCGCAGGTTTCGCACCGCTGATCGCACTTTATCTGTGTGACAAGTTCGGTCTGGCCGGTGTTGGTGCCTACCTGCTTTCGGGCGCGGTTGTCACCCTGCTGGTGTTGCAATTCAACAAGCAGTTCGGGGCAAAAACCACCGACTGA
- the cyoA gene encoding ubiquinol oxidase subunit II, whose product MLSKLVRGVALTSMFSLLAGCNLVVIDPSGDIASQQADLIIVSTILMLLIIVPVMALTVFFAWKYRQGNKDAEYDPEWHHSTKLEVVIWSAPLVIIIALGAITWVTTHTLDPYRPLDRIDAERPLPKDHEPMVIEVVSLDWKWLFLYPEQGIATVNELAAPVDTPIQFKITSSGIMNSFFIPALAGQIYSMAGMETKLHAVINEEGVFDGFSGNYSGEGFSHMRFKFHGLSQDGFDAWVDNVKADENLLGRSQYLELEKPSIKEPVRYFSSVDPELYNAILNMCVDQSKMCMNEMMHIDENGGGGLAGINNVMSLTYDVPQMRGSQPLPESKSYVATLCTAPEGGLAGELANLPLFDNEQVSRAMSVAPSGVSTGF is encoded by the coding sequence ATGCTTTCAAAACTTGTACGTGGCGTCGCATTGACCTCAATGTTCTCGCTTCTGGCCGGTTGCAACCTTGTTGTGATCGATCCGTCGGGCGATATTGCCTCTCAGCAGGCCGACCTTATTATCGTATCAACCATCCTGATGCTGCTGATCATTGTTCCGGTCATGGCATTGACGGTCTTCTTTGCCTGGAAATACCGGCAGGGAAACAAGGATGCGGAATACGATCCCGAATGGCATCATTCCACCAAATTGGAAGTTGTCATCTGGTCTGCCCCGCTGGTGATCATTATTGCCCTTGGCGCGATTACGTGGGTTACGACCCATACGCTTGATCCGTATCGTCCGCTCGACCGTATTGATGCTGAACGTCCACTGCCAAAAGATCATGAGCCGATGGTGATTGAAGTCGTTTCTCTCGATTGGAAATGGCTGTTCCTGTATCCGGAACAGGGCATTGCGACTGTCAACGAACTCGCAGCTCCGGTCGATACGCCAATCCAGTTCAAAATCACCTCTTCGGGAATCATGAACTCGTTCTTCATTCCGGCTCTTGCGGGCCAGATTTATTCGATGGCGGGGATGGAAACAAAACTCCATGCCGTAATCAATGAAGAAGGTGTTTTTGACGGGTTCTCGGGGAACTACAGCGGTGAGGGGTTCTCTCATATGCGCTTTAAGTTCCACGGGCTGAGCCAAGACGGGTTTGATGCCTGGGTCGATAATGTGAAGGCCGATGAAAACCTTTTGGGGCGTTCGCAATATCTTGAGCTTGAAAAACCCAGCATCAAGGAACCGGTTCGGTACTTCAGCTCGGTAGATCCGGAACTTTACAACGCGATCCTCAACATGTGCGTTGACCAGTCGAAAATGTGCATGAACGAGATGATGCATATTGACGAAAATGGTGGCGGCGGTCTGGCCGGTATCAATAACGTCATGTCCTTGACCTATGACGTGCCGCAGATGCGTGGCAGTCAGCCATTGCCCGAAAGCAAGTCCTACGTTGCGACGCTTTGCACTGCACCGGAAGGTGGCTTGGCTGGTGAACTTGCGAACCTGCCGTTGTTTGACAATGAACAGGTCTCGCGTGCCATGAGTGTTGCGCCGTCAGGTGTTTCAACAGGGTTCTGA
- the cyoB gene encoding cytochrome o ubiquinol oxidase subunit I: MFSNPDLLHFIFGRLSLDSLPFHEPILVVTFAAVVLGGIAVVGGITYFRLWGYLWNEWITSIDHKKIGIMYIILALVMLLRGFSDALMMRAQQAMAFGGSEGFLPPDHYDQIFTAHGVIMIFFVAMPLVTGLMNFVVPLQIGARDVAFPFLNNFSFWMTTCGAALIMVSLFVGEFAKTGWLAYPPLSDIVYSPGVGVDYYIWALQIAGVGTLLSGVNLVVTIVKMRAPGMSMMKMPVFTWTALCTNVLIVAAFPVLTAVLVLLGLDRYADTNFFTNDLGGNAMMYINLIWIWGHPEVYILILPAFGVFSEVVSTFSRKRLFGYSSMVYATVVITILSYVVWLHHFFTMGSGASVNAFFGIATMIISIPTGAKVFNWLFTMYKGRINFDVPMLWTIGFMLTFVIGGMTGVMLAVPPADFVLHNSLFLIAHFHNVIIGGVVFGMFAGIVYWFPKAYGYKLDPFWGKMSFWLWLVGFYFAFMPLYVLGLMGITRRMSQFDDPSLQIWFVIAAFGALLIAGGIGSFILSIVVAVIKRDKLRDETGDPWGDGRTLEWSTSSPPPAYNFAFTPVVHDLDAWADMKKRGYVRPTEGFLDIHMPKNTGAGFILAALSLVLGFALVWHIWWLVIASFIALVVGAIAHTFNYDRDYHIPASEVVETEDERTALLAKQQA, encoded by the coding sequence ATGTTCTCTAATCCGGACCTTTTACATTTTATATTTGGCCGGCTGTCACTTGATTCACTTCCGTTCCATGAACCGATCCTTGTGGTGACGTTTGCGGCGGTGGTTCTGGGCGGTATCGCTGTTGTCGGCGGTATCACCTATTTCCGCCTCTGGGGATATCTCTGGAACGAGTGGATCACGTCGATTGACCACAAAAAAATCGGCATTATGTACATCATATTGGCGCTTGTCATGCTTTTGCGTGGTTTCTCCGATGCGCTTATGATGCGTGCCCAGCAGGCGATGGCTTTTGGCGGCTCGGAAGGTTTCCTTCCCCCTGATCATTACGATCAGATATTCACCGCCCACGGCGTAATCATGATCTTCTTCGTGGCCATGCCGCTGGTGACGGGGCTTATGAACTTTGTCGTGCCGCTACAAATCGGCGCGCGTGACGTTGCGTTCCCGTTCCTGAATAATTTCAGCTTCTGGATGACCACCTGTGGTGCCGCGCTGATCATGGTGTCGCTGTTTGTCGGTGAGTTCGCGAAAACCGGCTGGCTGGCCTATCCGCCGCTGTCTGACATTGTCTACAGTCCGGGGGTCGGGGTCGATTATTATATCTGGGCCTTGCAGATTGCCGGTGTCGGGACGTTGCTTTCGGGGGTCAATCTGGTTGTGACCATCGTCAAAATGCGCGCACCGGGCATGTCCATGATGAAAATGCCGGTCTTTACCTGGACGGCACTTTGCACCAACGTTCTGATCGTGGCTGCGTTCCCGGTTCTGACCGCTGTTCTGGTTCTGCTTGGGCTTGACCGTTACGCAGACACCAACTTCTTCACCAACGATCTTGGCGGTAACGCCATGATGTATATCAACCTGATCTGGATTTGGGGGCACCCGGAAGTTTACATCCTGATCCTGCCGGCGTTTGGTGTGTTTTCCGAAGTTGTGTCGACATTCTCGCGCAAGCGTCTGTTTGGGTATAGCTCGATGGTTTATGCCACCGTGGTTATCACCATCCTGTCCTATGTCGTCTGGTTGCATCACTTCTTCACCATGGGCTCGGGTGCCAGCGTGAACGCCTTCTTTGGTATCGCGACCATGATCATCTCGATCCCGACCGGTGCGAAAGTCTTTAACTGGCTGTTCACGATGTATAAGGGGCGCATCAATTTTGATGTCCCGATGCTGTGGACCATTGGTTTCATGCTGACCTTTGTGATCGGTGGCATGACGGGTGTTATGCTGGCCGTTCCGCCTGCTGACTTTGTGTTGCATAACAGCCTGTTCCTGATTGCGCACTTCCATAACGTGATTATCGGCGGTGTGGTGTTCGGGATGTTTGCCGGTATCGTTTACTGGTTCCCGAAAGCATACGGCTACAAGCTTGATCCGTTCTGGGGCAAAATGTCCTTCTGGCTCTGGCTTGTCGGGTTCTATTTCGCCTTCATGCCGCTTTATGTTCTTGGTCTGATGGGGATTACCCGCCGCATGAGCCAATTTGACGATCCGTCGCTTCAGATCTGGTTCGTGATTGCCGCCTTTGGTGCGCTTCTGATTGCCGGGGGGATCGGTTCGTTCATTCTGTCGATCGTTGTTGCGGTGATCAAACGTGACAAGCTTCGTGATGAAACCGGTGACCCATGGGGGGATGGTCGTACGCTGGAATGGTCGACTTCGTCGCCGCCCCCAGCCTACAACTTTGCCTTTACCCCGGTTGTCCATGATCTTGATGCATGGGCCGACATGAAGAAACGTGGTTATGTCCGTCCGACGGAAGGCTTCCTGGATATCCATATGCCGAAAAATACCGGCGCTGGCTTTATCCTTGCCGCTCTGTCGCTTGTTCTTGGTTTCGCGCTGGTCTGGCATATCTGGTGGCTGGTGATTGCAAGCTTCATTGCCCTGGTTGTCGGTGCAATTGCCCACACCTTCAACTATGACCGCGATTATCACATCCCGGCATCTGAAGTCGTGGAAACCGAAGACGAACGTACTGCCCTTCTGGCAAAACAGCAGGCGTAA